The genome window TGCAAAACGGCGCAGCCCCAAATGATCAGCGAGCCATGCGGATGCGTTGTTGTCTTTCTGCTGTAACGGAAATTTATTGCCCCATGCATTATAGATCCAATCCGTCATGCACAGCTCAGAGCGGTCTTCACTTAGCAAAAATAGCGGCCCATAATCACGACACCATACATCGTCGGTCTGGTAGTCGTAAAACGTCACCGCGCTGGCATCGCCCGCCTGGGCCATCAAAGCACGCAATTCTGCCTGAGCCGATTCGGGACACAGCACAGATACAGGCTGAAAACGAGCCGCGAGCACATAGAGCGCCGCCAATTGCTCACGCACCCGAGGCAACACGCCTGTCCAGAGATCATCGCGCGTCGGCCAAGCAAACCAAACAGCTGCTTGCGGCTCCCACTCTGCAGGAAAACGGTAACCCAATTCTTTCGGTGTGCTCAATGCTGTCATACTAAATAAAAGAGTCAGAACCTCGTTACACTGATCTTAGTCAATCATGCGTCGCGTCAAGCCACTGAAGCTATCAATCCGACGGTCACGAAAGAACGGCCAGATGCGCCGCGTATCTTCAAGCGCCTTTAAATCGCAATCAGCAATCACAATCGCCTCGGCATCCACTGGCGCCCGCTCCATCACTTGCCCATAAAAGTCGGCAACGAAGGATTGTCCCCAAAATTGGGTCGCGCCCTCGGTGCCGGTGCGATTGATCGCAGCCACGTAACAGCCATTCGCCACGGCATGCCCGCGCTGCACAGTCTCCCATGCAGTGTGCTGCGCTACGCCAAGCTCAGCTTTTTCTTCGGGCAACCAACCAATGGCTGTCGGATAAAACAAAATCTCCGCCCCCGCGAGAGCTGCTAGACGAGCGGCCTCTGGATACCATTGATCCCAGCAAATGAGCACCGATATTTTACCAAAACGTGTATCCCAAACCTTGTAACCAAGATCGCCTGGGGTGAAGTAGAACTTCTCCTCAAAGCCCGGATCTTGCGGAATGTGCATCTTACGATACTTGCCCAGATACGAGCCATCCGCATCAATCACCGCAGCAGTATTGTGATACACGCCCGCAGCACGGCGCTCAAACAGTGAACCAATAATGACAACGCCGAGCTCCCCTGCGACAGTTGCCAGGGCATCCGTAGTCGGCCCGGGAACTGGCTCAGCAAGATCGAACAGTTCAGTGTCCTGAGTCAGACAAAAATAAGGGGAGGTAAACAGCTCCTGCGTGCAGATGACCTGCGCGCCGCGAGCTGCAGCCTCCCTTATTTTATCAATCGTATAGGCTAGATTGGCCTTCGTAGATCCTTGCTCACGCACCTGAATCAGGCCGATTCGCACGTTGCGATCTGTTGAAGACGCTTCTGCCATACGCTGAAATTAGTAAACGACCTTATTGAGCGGATACTCAACAATCCCCTCAGCACCATGTTCTTTGAGCGCTGGGATGATCTCACGCACGACTTTTTCGTCGATAATCGTATCGATCGCCACCCATGCTTCATCTGTAAGACGGTTGATTGTTGGATTACGCAGTGCGGGCAGTTCCTTCAGAATTGCATCCAGCTTCACTTTCTCGATGTTGAGCTTCAGCCCCACCTTCGAGTGTGCTTCGAGCGCTGCTTGCAAGAGCAATGCGATATTCTCGATTTTCTTGCGCTTCTCTGGGTTTTCCCAAGCCGCTTTGTTGGCGATGAGCACAGTATTCGTGTAAAGTAGCGTATCAACGATACGCAGGTTGTTCGCACGAAGCGAGTTACCTGTTTCTGTCAGGTCAACAATCGCATCCACGAGGTCTGGCACTTTAACTTCGGTGGCTCCCCAAGAGAACTCCACGTCAGCATTCACGCCATTATCCTTCAAGTAGCGACCAGTGATATTCACCACCTCAGTGGCGATACGCTTGCCTTCCAGGTCCTTCACGGTCTGCACGGGCGATGCCTCTGGCACTGCAATGATCCACTTGGAGCGGCGGTTTGATGCGCGGCTGTAAACCAGATCACACACTTCAACGACGTCAGACGCGTTCTCACAAACCCAGTCCTGGCCGGTCAGGCCGCAATCAAAGTAGCCATGCTCGACGTAACGGCTCACTTCTTGTGCACGCACGAAGCGTCCGTCCAGCTCTGCATCGTCAAAAGACGGGCGATACGAGCGGGAACTCTTTGTGATTCCGAAACCAGCTTTTGCAAAAAGCTTGATAGTCGAATCTTCAAGACTGCCCTTAGGCAACCCGAGCATGAGTAATGGTGTCTTTTCCATAAGGGCAGAGAACTTGATGCAGGATGTCGTGGGCACAAGAAAAATTTCCTAGAATCAATGCCCTCTTGTTGAAATAAGTAATTGTAAAAAAAAATCTTAGCTCTATTTTTACAATTCCCCTCAAGTTTATAAACAATTCTGATGCCGCTCCCAACTCCACTCAGTCCTGGCCAAAAAGCCCCCTCGTTCAGCTATACTGAAAGCGGGAGCACCATCCTTAGCACAGAAATCACGACGCCTCATCTCATTTACTTCTACCCCAAAGACAACACTCCGGGCTGCACCAAAGAGGCCTGTGCGATACGTGACGTCTGGGCAGATTTCGTAGCAGCAGGGCTTAAAGTCATCGGCGTGAGCAAAGATTCCGAAGCCTCGCACATCAAATTTCAGGAAAAATTCTCGCTACCCTTCCCCTTAATTGACGACACTGAGCTTGAACTAGCAAAAGCCTTTGGTGTGTATGGCGAGAAAAAGTTCATGGGCCGTGTTTACGATGGGATCCATCGCATGTCCTTTCTGATCGCTGCCGATGGCACTATTTTAAAAACCTATCCAAAAGTGAAACCCGAGGCACATGCCTCACAAGTATTGGAAGACCTATCCCAATTTAACTCCTAATTTCATGAGTAATCAACCAAAGCCACTTATCGTCATCGCTGAAGACGACAACGACCTCGCTACCGTCATCTCAACGCATCTGGAACTCGCAAATATGCAGAGCCAAATCTGCAATGAGGCTTCTCACGTTGTGCGCTACTTAAAAAGCAACTTTGCAAACCTACTACTCTTAGATGTGCACCTCCCCGACTCTACAGGCTTCGCGCTCATGGACGAGTTGCGCAAAAACAATGTCAACATTCCAGTCATTTTCCTGACAGGCGAAAACGCTGAGCTTAAAAAGGTAAAAGCCCTTGAAATGGGTGGCGATGATTACATCACAAAACCATTTAGCTTTCCTGAACTGATCGCTCGGATCAAAGCAGTGCTTCGCCGTGCCGAAACTGTAAATGATGCAAAGATCACTCATAATACCACCACCACGGATGCGCCATTCGACTTCTGTGGAGCCGAAGTCAACCCGCAGCGCCTCGAAGTGCAATTCCCCGACGGCGTCGCAGAAAGTATCGGCCGTAAAGAACTCGGTATCTTCTCGTATCTCGCCACACATCCGAACAGCGTTTTAACACGCAAAAACTTGATCCACTCGGTCTGGGGCATACACGCTGATGTGCGCAGTCGATCACTCGATCAATATATTGTGAAAATCCGCGACCTCTACAAACGCCACGATCTCACGCTTGAGTCATTCAAAACAGTGCACGGTGTCGGCTACATCTACGACGTAGAAGAGACCCCCTGAAGTGGGTGCTTAATCCTTGGGGTCAAGTTCCCACTCACTCGTGGTCCGCGCCTCGACCTCATCCAAAGTCGTAAAGCCTAACAAGGCCTTCTTTAACGCATCATAGCGCAAGGGACGATACCCCGCACGTCGGGCAGCGAGAGTCAGCTCATCGTCTGGCGCTCCACGTGTGATAAGCCCACGCATCTCCTCTGTCACCAAGGCCAATTCATGAAATGCGATGCGCCCATAATAGCCAGTTTGTCGGCAATGTGCACAGCCCACCCCATGGTAAAGGAATGGTGTATTCACCGCATGACTATCATGGAAATAACGTTCTAACACGTGTGCCTCCGGCGTATATGCACTCTTGCAATTTTCACATATCCTCGCAGCGAGTCGCTGAGCCATCACTGCCAATATTGATGGAGCGACCATATACGGTTCAATTCCTATTTCAACCAGACGAACGACAGCCTGAATCGCGTTATTCGTATGCAGTGTTGAAAAAACAAGGTGCCCGGTCAAAGCAGCTTCAATTGCAATCTTAGCCGTCTCCAGGTCTCGAATCTCTCCGACAAGCATCACATCAGGATCTTGTCGAAGTAACGAACGTAATAGGGTCGAAAATTTCAGATCAATCTTAGCATTCACTTGCGATTGAATCACACCGTCCATCCGAGTCTCGATCGGATCTTCAATCGTGCAAATATTGACATCTGGCTTATTGATCTCATGCAAGGCGGCATACAAAGTCGTCGATTTTCCGGATCCTGTCGGACCAGTAACAAACACCATACCATTTGGCGCGCGAATCACCTCATTGAACGGCTGTAGAATCGTCTGTGAAATCATCATCTGATCCAGTGACTTAAAATCCTTCTTACCCGTGAGCGCCAAAATACGCAGCACAATCTTTTCGCCATAAATAGTCGGAATGACCGACACACGAAAGTTCACATTCCCCGACCCCAATGGAATCGAAATTCGACCATCCTGAGGGATGCGAGTTTCCGCAATATTAAGTTCACTCAAGATTTTAATGCGCGAGTTCAGCGGAGCATGCAGCGCAGAGGCCACGCGAAACACCTGCTGCAGCCGACCATCCACACGGAAACGTATATTCGTAAATGACTCCTGTGGCTCAATATGAATATCAGACGCACGTTCCTTAATCGCCAAATACAGCAGCGCATCACACAAGCCGATGATCGACTTTGACCCACCCGCCCCCTCCAACTCCTCAGGCTTGAGTTGAGACAAAATAGCCCCTTGAGTGCGCTCAAGCTGAGCAATCAATTCCTGCACGGTTTGATCAGTGCTATAGTGCAGCTCGATCGCATCACGCACCTCGACACTCAAACAAAACACGGGGCTAATATCCAGCCCCGTAATCGCAGACAGTCGACGCACTAGTGCCGCATCATCAGGATTCGGCATCGCAACAGTCATCGCATCCTCAATCACATAGAGCGGCATCACGTTGCCTTTACGTGCAATCTCAAGCGGTAAACTCTCAACCGCTTCACGACTAATGATAGTCGACAAGGGGTCCACATACGCACGCCCCAAACGATTACTCCACAAGAGACACCCCACATCCTTTGTAATCGCCCCCGACTCGATCAACGACTCCAGTAGCTCCAGAGAGTTCTCCTCCCCATTCGCACGCGCAAGATCATATGCTTCATTTGAAATCAGAATATGACTGGCCTCTAACTCCTCTCGAATAGTCATGCTCATGGCTTCCTCCTTTTACGGTGACGTTTATCGGCAAACATTTTGCCGATCTCCGTCGCATCTAAGAGTTCACGCCCCATCACTGAGTGCTCACGCTCTGAATGCACTTCATCGATCATCTCTTGCAACGAATAACGAAGCCCCTGCGCCTGACGCTTACTAGGCCCAGGCGAGTTCCCTGAGTCACTCGATGTTGGATTTAGATCACTCATCTTCAAACAATCACTCCCAAATATCCTCAATCAAAGCACTCAGTTGAGCCACGATGTCCTCCTTCGGTGTATCTTTACGGATATAATAAGAAGCACCCAGCTCAACACTTCGCTCCACGGCCTTTCGAGATGCGACTGAAGACGCCATCACCACGACCGCATCTTCATCAAATTCCAAAATTTCTTCGAGCGCTTCCATGCCCTCTTTCACTGGCATATTCACATCTAAAAGCACTAGGTCAGGCTTATGCTGTTTATAGATATCAACGCCCTCCTGCCCATTTTTCGCTTCAAAAAATTCATTAAATCTTATCTGCTTTAAGATAAGCTTCAAATACATACGCAGGTGCGGCTCATCATCGACAATCAATGCAGTATAAGGACGGCTCATGATGATTAATCTTCTGGTTGATAGGACTTCATGTCGAGAAGAAACATGGGGAGAAACGAGCCGACTTGACGTCAAGCGGCACGCCACCCAAGCTCTGCGCTTTTTCTATTAACGTGTTTGCTAAACTCACCCTATTCGACGGCCTGATCGTCTTACTCTACTTCGCTGCGGTTCTCGGCATCGGTCTCTACCACGCCCGCCGCAACAAAGGCTCAGACGACTTCATCTCCGGCAGTCGGCAAATGCCTTGGCTCGCCGTGCTCGGCTCACTCGTCGCCACAGAAGTCAGCGCCTCCACCTTCCTCGCGACACCGGGCGTCGGCTTCTCCGAGAACATGAGCTACCTACAATTCGGCGTCGGCTCCATACTGGCACGTATTTTCATCGCATTCGTATTCTTAGGTGCCTTCTACGCAGCCAACTATCTAACTATCTACGCCTTTCTAGCGAGTCGATTTGGCAACCACACACGCTATACGGCGACACTCTTCTTCTTTGTCACTCGTTTGCTCGCCTCCGCTGTTCGATTAATGATCGCAGCAAAAGGTATTAGCTTAATCTTAAACATCCCATTCGAATATTGCTTAATCACCTTCACCTTAATCGCTGTCATCTACACTGGAGGCGGTGGAATTCGAGGCATTATATGGACCGACGTGCTACAAGCAGTCGTCTTCATCAGCTGCGGACTGGTGCTCATCGCCTACATTGGACAAGACATCGGTTGGCAAACGATTTACGACATTGGTCATTCACACAACCGCTTCGATGTCTTTCAATTTACTCCGAAAGACTCAGACGGCGGTTGGCTGAGTTGGCTAAATGATCCAAAACTCTTTTTGATCGCCGTCATATTTGGATTTATCAGCACCGCAGCGGCCTTTGGCACAGACCAAGACATGACTCAGCGCATGCTTACCTGCAAAGACGTCAAATCCGCTCGCCGCAGCGTCATACTGAGCGGCTGTATTTCGATTCCTATTGCAGCCCTCTTTCTTATGGTTGGCATCGCCCTGTTTGCCTTTTACCAGGTGCACCTCGACGCCAGCCTCCCTCTACAGCAACTAGCCGATGGCAGCACAAAAGTCATCTCCGACGACATCTTCCCACATTTCATCGGTAGCCAACTCCCGCCAGGCCTACGCGGCCTACTCTTGGTCGGTGTGCTGGCCGCAGCGATGTCGAGCCTCGACTCCACGATGGGGGCACTGAGCTCATCTGCAATGGTCGACCTCTACCGTCCACTGTTCAAAAAGCAACTCAATGAAACAGTAGCACTACGGCTAACACGCGCTTTCGTTTGTGCATTTGGCATTTTACTGGCCCTCATTGCATGGATCTTAAAGGACGCCGAGGGCTACCTATGGCTAAGCTTTAAAATCGTCGGCATCACCTACGGCTCACTACTTGGCGTCTTCCTGCTCGGCATACTAACCAAGCGCGGATCCGACCGCGGCAACTGGATATCCATGCTCAGCGGAAGCCTCCTGTGCTCGACCCTGCTCTGGCTAATCGAAACCGATCGACTGGCACTGGGTTGGACTTGGTTAATCGTGATCGGGACGACATGGACGTTGTGCCTCGGCTGCTTATGGCACGAAAAAGCCCCGCGATCAAAAGAATCAACGGGGCTTTGAAAAATATTAAATCAAGGTAGATTTATTACATTGGGCAACATGCGCTCTTTTTAGCTACAGCAGCTGGCTTCTTTTCGCACTCAGTTTTTTTCTTAGCGCAGTCAGCTGCTTCTTTATCGCATTTAGCTGCGTCCTTGTCGCATTTAGCTGCCGACTTTTCGCACTTGGCTGCTTCTTTAGCACAGCTAGAATCAGCGTTGCCAGCACTCGCAGTGATGACGCCAGCAATTAACAAAAGAGGAATAAGTAGTAGTTTTTTCATAATATTTTTGATTGAGATGATTGATATGATACAGGTTCTATGTCTTGTCGAACCATTCGATAGACTTTCTATTGGAGCATTCTAACTTCTCCGTATTCCCTGTATTTCAAATAAATTTAGAACACCGAATGCTACCTTGGTTCCAAAATGATCAATTTCCGCTGTATCTCGCTCCCATGGCGCGAGTTACAGACATCGTCTTTCGTCAATTCTGTAAAGATCAGGGAGCCGATGTCATGGTCACCGAGTTCGTCCAGGCCGATGCCCTCACCCGCGAAGACCCCAAACTGTGGGAAACCGTCGACTTCACCGAAGAGCAACGCCCGATGGGGGTGCAAATTTTTGGTTCCAATCCCGATTCCATGGCCGCAGCCGCGAAGCTCCT of Lentimonas sp. CC4 contains these proteins:
- a CDS encoding GspE/PulE family protein, translating into MSMTIREELEASHILISNEAYDLARANGEENSLELLESLIESGAITKDVGCLLWSNRLGRAYVDPLSTIISREAVESLPLEIARKGNVMPLYVIEDAMTVAMPNPDDAALVRRLSAITGLDISPVFCLSVEVRDAIELHYSTDQTVQELIAQLERTQGAILSQLKPEELEGAGGSKSIIGLCDALLYLAIKERASDIHIEPQESFTNIRFRVDGRLQQVFRVASALHAPLNSRIKILSELNIAETRIPQDGRISIPLGSGNVNFRVSVIPTIYGEKIVLRILALTGKKDFKSLDQMMISQTILQPFNEVIRAPNGMVFVTGPTGSGKSTTLYAALHEINKPDVNICTIEDPIETRMDGVIQSQVNAKIDLKFSTLLRSLLRQDPDVMLVGEIRDLETAKIAIEAALTGHLVFSTLHTNNAIQAVVRLVEIGIEPYMVAPSILAVMAQRLAARICENCKSAYTPEAHVLERYFHDSHAVNTPFLYHGVGCAHCRQTGYYGRIAFHELALVTEEMRGLITRGAPDDELTLAARRAGYRPLRYDALKKALLGFTTLDEVEARTTSEWELDPKD
- the bcp gene encoding thioredoxin-dependent thiol peroxidase, which translates into the protein MPLPTPLSPGQKAPSFSYTESGSTILSTEITTPHLIYFYPKDNTPGCTKEACAIRDVWADFVAAGLKVIGVSKDSEASHIKFQEKFSLPFPLIDDTELELAKAFGVYGEKKFMGRVYDGIHRMSFLIAADGTILKTYPKVKPEAHASQVLEDLSQFNS
- a CDS encoding response regulator transcription factor codes for the protein MSNQPKPLIVIAEDDNDLATVISTHLELANMQSQICNEASHVVRYLKSNFANLLLLDVHLPDSTGFALMDELRKNNVNIPVIFLTGENAELKKVKALEMGGDDYITKPFSFPELIARIKAVLRRAETVNDAKITHNTTTTDAPFDFCGAEVNPQRLEVQFPDGVAESIGRKELGIFSYLATHPNSVLTRKNLIHSVWGIHADVRSRSLDQYIVKIRDLYKRHDLTLESFKTVHGVGYIYDVEETP
- the hisG gene encoding ATP phosphoribosyltransferase, with product MEKTPLLMLGLPKGSLEDSTIKLFAKAGFGITKSSRSYRPSFDDAELDGRFVRAQEVSRYVEHGYFDCGLTGQDWVCENASDVVEVCDLVYSRASNRRSKWIIAVPEASPVQTVKDLEGKRIATEVVNITGRYLKDNGVNADVEFSWGATEVKVPDLVDAIVDLTETGNSLRANNLRIVDTLLYTNTVLIANKAAWENPEKRKKIENIALLLQAALEAHSKVGLKLNIEKVKLDAILKELPALRNPTINRLTDEAWVAIDTIIDEKVVREIIPALKEHGAEGIVEYPLNKVVY
- a CDS encoding sodium/solute symporter (Members of the Solute:Sodium Symporter (SSS), TC 2.A.21 as described in tcdb.org, catalyze solute:Na+ symport. Known solutes for members of the family include sugars, amino acids, nucleosides, inositols, vitamins, urea or anions, depending on the system.), which translates into the protein MFAKLTLFDGLIVLLYFAAVLGIGLYHARRNKGSDDFISGSRQMPWLAVLGSLVATEVSASTFLATPGVGFSENMSYLQFGVGSILARIFIAFVFLGAFYAANYLTIYAFLASRFGNHTRYTATLFFFVTRLLASAVRLMIAAKGISLILNIPFEYCLITFTLIAVIYTGGGGIRGIIWTDVLQAVVFISCGLVLIAYIGQDIGWQTIYDIGHSHNRFDVFQFTPKDSDGGWLSWLNDPKLFLIAVIFGFISTAAAFGTDQDMTQRMLTCKDVKSARRSVILSGCISIPIAALFLMVGIALFAFYQVHLDASLPLQQLADGSTKVISDDIFPHFIGSQLPPGLRGLLLVGVLAAAMSSLDSTMGALSSSAMVDLYRPLFKKQLNETVALRLTRAFVCAFGILLALIAWILKDAEGYLWLSFKIVGITYGSLLGVFLLGILTKRGSDRGNWISMLSGSLLCSTLLWLIETDRLALGWTWLIVIGTTWTLCLGCLWHEKAPRSKESTGL
- a CDS encoding response regulator, which translates into the protein MSRPYTALIVDDEPHLRMYLKLILKQIRFNEFFEAKNGQEGVDIYKQHKPDLVLLDVNMPVKEGMEALEEILEFDEDAVVVMASSVASRKAVERSVELGASYYIRKDTPKEDIVAQLSALIEDIWE
- a CDS encoding carbon-nitrogen hydrolase — translated: MAEASSTDRNVRIGLIQVREQGSTKANLAYTIDKIREAAARGAQVICTQELFTSPYFCLTQDTELFDLAEPVPGPTTDALATVAGELGVVIIGSLFERRAAGVYHNTAAVIDADGSYLGKYRKMHIPQDPGFEEKFYFTPGDLGYKVWDTRFGKISVLICWDQWYPEAARLAALAGAEILFYPTAIGWLPEEKAELGVAQHTAWETVQRGHAVANGCYVAAINRTGTEGATQFWGQSFVADFYGQVMERAPVDAEAIVIADCDLKALEDTRRIWPFFRDRRIDSFSGLTRRMID